Within the Ensifer canadensis genome, the region CAATGCACTGCGCAGTTTCGCGCACGCCTCAGGAGTCCAGCATCTCGCGCACGGCCACGGCCAGTTGCTTCAGCGAGAACGGTTTCGGAAGGAAGCCGAATTTGGCGTCGGCAGGAAGATTGCGGGCGAAGGCATCTTCCGCGTAACCCGAGACGAAGATGAACTTCAGGTCCGGGTACTTCTTGCGCAGCTCCGTCAAGAGTGTCGGCCCGTCCATTTCCGGCATCACCACGTCCGAAACGACGATATCGACGGCGCCATCGAGCTCCTCCATGATCTCGAGTGCTTCGACGCCAGAGCCTGCCTCGTGCACGGTATAGCCGCGGGTCTCGAGCATGCGCTTGCCGCCGCGGCGGACCGCTTCTTCGTCCTCTACCAGGAGGACGACGGCTGAATCACCGGTGAGATCGGTCGGTTCCTCGGTCTTGGCGACTGGCTTGGCGACAGCTTCAGCCGGCGGCAGCGTCACCGCCCCATTGGATGCGCCCTGCGTCGGTTCACCCGCGGCTTCCGGAATGTCGATATGGCGCGGCAGCAGGATGCGGAAGGTGGTTCCCTTGCCGACTTCGGATTCCGGATAGATGTAGCCGCCGGATTGCTTGACGATGCCGTAGACCATCGAAAGACCAAGGCCCGTGCCCTTGCCGACTTCCTTGGTGGTGAAGAAGGGCTCGAAGATCTTGTCGAGAATTTCTGGCGGAATACCGGTTCCCTGGTCGGAAACCTCCACCATGACGAAATCTTCCTCCGGCAGTTCGCGCCGGCCAATGGCCGCGATTTCCGTTGCCGGCAGATTGCGCGTGCGAAGCGTGATGATGCCGCCTGACGGCATGGCATCGCGCGCATTGACGGCAAGGTTGAGCAGCACCTGCTCGAACTGGCCGAGATCCGTGCGCACCGGCCAGAGATCGCGCCCGTAGTCGACTTCGACCTTGACGTTGGTCCCGGTCATGCGATCGACGAGCATGCGCAGGTCGCCGATCACGTCGGTCATGCTCAGCACTGTCGGCCGCATGGTCTGCTTGCGCGAGAAGGCGAGCAACTGCCTGACGAGCACCGCCGCACGATTGGCGTTGCGCTTGATCTCCATCAGATCGGCAAAGCTCGCATCGGCCGGTCGCGCCGACAAAAGCAGGTGGTCGGAGGACAGCAGGATCGCCGTCAGCACGTTGTTGAAATCGTGCGCGATGCCGCCCGCAAGCGTGCCGACCGCATTCATCTTCTGCGTCTGCGCCATCTGGTTTTCGAGCGCCTTCTGCTCGGTAATCTCCAGCGCGTAGATGATCGCTGCCTCTTCCGGAGCCTGATCGCTCTGGTCGATGACGGCATTGATATAGAAGCGGAAATGCCGCTCGCCATCGGCCGGGTGCAAGGCGTCGATCGGCGCGATATCGCCCTGGCGATCCTTGGCGGCGGCAAGCGCCTCATGCAGACGGCCCTTTTCCGTCGGATGCACCACCGTTTCGATCAGCGCGCCACGCTCGACATCGTCCTGGGAGACAAGGCCGGAAAACAGCTTGAGGAACGGCGCATTGGTGCGAAGGATGCGACCGTTGCCGTCGACCGAGGCGATGGCCATCGGCGTATTGTTGAAGAAGCGGGTGAAGCGCATCGCAGCGCTCGACGCCGACTGATCCTCGTCCTCGCCGCCGTCGCGCGACATGACGATGGTCCGGCTTTCGCCGGGCGCGCCATCGCGTGCCGACGACACGCGGTGCACCATGCGCACCGGCAGGCTCTGGCCGTTGGACTTGCGCAGATCGAGATCCAGCACCTTGGTCTTCTTCAGGCCTGGCTCCGCCTGCACCGATTGCACCAGCGTCAACCCCTCGCCGGCGACAAGATCGCCGATGCTCATGGAGCCCGGCTGGAATTTTGTCAGGTCGATGCCCAGCCAATCCGCAAGGGTAGCGTTGATGTAGAAGATCTCGCCCTTGCGCCCGGCGGAGAAGAAGCCGGCCGGAGCATGGTCGAGATAATCGATGGCGTTCTGCAGTTCCTTGAAGAACCGCTCCTGGTCGTCACGTTCGGCGGTGATGTCGGCAATCTGCCAGAGATAGAGCGGGTTGCGGTCACTATCTTCGAGCGGCAACACCCGGGCCTTCAAGCGAAACCAGTGGGCACCAGAGCCGCTGGACGCAGCACCGGTCGCCAGCGGCTTCAACAGCCGAAACTCCTCGTGCCCCTGCTTGCCTTCGTGCAGACCGTTGGTGAGGCGGTAGATCGCTTCGGTCGCCTCGCGGTTTCGCGACAGGATCGTTTCGAGCGACTGGATGCCGGCAGAATTCTTCGCGCCGGTCAGCGCGCCGTAGGCGGCGTTGGCGTAAATGATGCGGCCCTTGCGGTCGGTGACGATCGTGCCGTCTTCATGGGCGTCGAGAAAGGCGCGCGCCAGTTCGTCCGGCCGCGATTGCGGCATCACCTCGATGAAGCCGATGACCGACGAGACGAGGAAGAAGATGCCGACCATGGCAAGAACGCCAAGGATGCCGAGCACGATCTCGTTGTCCAACTCGTTCTTGAAGATCACGAAGGCGATCGCAGAGACGGTCAGAACGATCGCAAGCAGGACGATCCGCATGACGGTTCCCGGCCTGACGCCACGGTCAACAACCGGCATCTGGTAGTCACCTGACTGCCGCATTTTCGTCATCGGGTCCTCATCTGCCGCCAATACCGCCCGGCACATAGCCGATACGGTCCGGCGCTCCGGCCGGCATCCGCGCAATCCGCCAGGTGAAATCGGCCAATCCCGACACGCCCTCGATCATTCGGATAGGAATCATCTTTAACGATCAGAGATAACAGCAAAAAGCACCTGTGCGGAAGCGCAGCGGTCAATTCACAGGGAATGTCGGCGAAGTGCTTGTCCAAGCCCGAAAAAAGCCGTCAAATACTGCCACTCGAAAGGCTTTAAGGAGTTCAGCCTATGATGGAAACGATCGTCGGAGACAACGGTAGCCGATTCATTATCGCCGCCGGCGCCGTTGCGATCGGGCTTCTGTGCCTCGTGGCCGTGCTCTGGATCATGCGCAACAGGCCGTCGTCGCCCTTCATTCGCGGCGGCAAGAACAGGCAGCCTCGCCTCGCTGTGCTCGATGCGGCCGCTGTCGACACACGCCGTCGCCTGGTGCTCGTGCGTCGCGACGACGTCGAACACCTGATCATGATCGGCGGACCTACGGATATCGTCATCGAAAGCCGGATTGCACCGATCGATGAGAGCGCCTCAGCGAACGACGGTCCGGCAGTCATCGAGCGCAAGCCGATCGAGCAGCCGGTTGCCAGCGGCAATGGAACAGAGACAAGGGCAGCAGCGCCGGTGCAGTTGCGCCCTGTCGTACAGCCGGAGATGGCCGTCGCCGCGCCAGTGCGTCCGGCGG harbors:
- the cckA gene encoding cell cycle histidine kinase CckA, which gives rise to MTKMRQSGDYQMPVVDRGVRPGTVMRIVLLAIVLTVSAIAFVIFKNELDNEIVLGILGVLAMVGIFFLVSSVIGFIEVMPQSRPDELARAFLDAHEDGTIVTDRKGRIIYANAAYGALTGAKNSAGIQSLETILSRNREATEAIYRLTNGLHEGKQGHEEFRLLKPLATGAASSGSGAHWFRLKARVLPLEDSDRNPLYLWQIADITAERDDQERFFKELQNAIDYLDHAPAGFFSAGRKGEIFYINATLADWLGIDLTKFQPGSMSIGDLVAGEGLTLVQSVQAEPGLKKTKVLDLDLRKSNGQSLPVRMVHRVSSARDGAPGESRTIVMSRDGGEDEDQSASSAAMRFTRFFNNTPMAIASVDGNGRILRTNAPFLKLFSGLVSQDDVERGALIETVVHPTEKGRLHEALAAAKDRQGDIAPIDALHPADGERHFRFYINAVIDQSDQAPEEAAIIYALEITEQKALENQMAQTQKMNAVGTLAGGIAHDFNNVLTAILLSSDHLLLSARPADASFADLMEIKRNANRAAVLVRQLLAFSRKQTMRPTVLSMTDVIGDLRMLVDRMTGTNVKVEVDYGRDLWPVRTDLGQFEQVLLNLAVNARDAMPSGGIITLRTRNLPATEIAAIGRRELPEEDFVMVEVSDQGTGIPPEILDKIFEPFFTTKEVGKGTGLGLSMVYGIVKQSGGYIYPESEVGKGTTFRILLPRHIDIPEAAGEPTQGASNGAVTLPPAEAVAKPVAKTEEPTDLTGDSAVVLLVEDEEAVRRGGKRMLETRGYTVHEAGSGVEALEIMEELDGAVDIVVSDVVMPEMDGPTLLTELRKKYPDLKFIFVSGYAEDAFARNLPADAKFGFLPKPFSLKQLAVAVREMLDS